From one Desulfurobacterium thermolithotrophum DSM 11699 genomic stretch:
- a CDS encoding response regulator — translation MKILYADDKKTWHILLEKVLKERGITVIHAYTLKEVLNKISQEKPDVIILDMTLQNGTALDVLSDAVKFGFPVLVIGYEQDGLNEEKLKSSGATEVLKKPFTVEELLSVLSEIKKKLPEFRKEEELEIVLPGEIIKASKLPLIEKEKEEEEEEEEEEIQIIPTDEMEVVPSVSEEIIELENEEDKISKHTQTEISKEEPLKEDVSASKSPNMDIDSERLKEILRPEIEKAIREIIWEVVPELAEKIIREEIEKLVRSRLV, via the coding sequence ATGAAAATTCTTTATGCCGATGATAAAAAAACTTGGCATATCCTTTTAGAAAAGGTTTTAAAAGAAAGAGGGATAACAGTTATTCATGCTTATACGTTAAAAGAAGTTCTTAATAAGATTTCTCAAGAAAAACCCGATGTAATTATCTTAGATATGACTCTTCAAAATGGTACTGCTTTAGATGTTTTATCTGATGCGGTAAAGTTTGGATTTCCTGTTTTAGTAATAGGTTACGAACAAGATGGGCTTAATGAAGAAAAACTAAAAAGTTCTGGAGCTACGGAAGTCTTAAAGAAACCTTTTACTGTAGAGGAACTATTGTCTGTTCTAAGTGAAATTAAGAAAAAACTTCCTGAATTTAGAAAAGAAGAAGAATTGGAAATTGTTCTTCCTGGAGAAATTATTAAAGCAAGCAAATTACCTTTAATTGAAAAAGAAAAAGAAGAAGAAGAAGAAGAAGAAGAAGAAGAAATTCAGATAATTCCTACTGACGAAATGGAAGTTGTACCATCAGTATCTGAGGAAATAATAGAATTAGAAAATGAAGAAGACAAAATATCTAAACATACCCAAACTGAAATTTCTAAGGAAGAACCTTTAAAAGAAGATGTATCTGCGTCTAAATCTCCTAATATGGATATAGATTCAGAAAGGTTAAAAGAAATTCTTAGACCTGAAATAGAAAAAGCCATCCGCGAAATTATATGGGAAGTTGTTCCGGAGTTAGCAGAAAAAATAATAAGAGAAGAAATAGAAAAACTTGTAAGGAGTAGATTGGTTTAA
- the ispF gene encoding 2-C-methyl-D-erythritol 2,4-cyclodiphosphate synthase: MFRIGIGYDVHRLEEGYPLIIGGVKIPFEKGLKGHSDADVLVHAICDAILGAVALGDIGEHFPDSDEKYKGISSLILLKEVNEKIKNLGYQIENVDSIIIAQRPKLFPYKFQMRKNIAKVLEIPVDRISIKATTTERLGFEGRGEGISAQSVVLLRKI; this comes from the coding sequence ATGTTTAGAATTGGAATAGGATACGATGTTCATAGACTTGAAGAGGGTTATCCTTTAATAATTGGTGGTGTCAAAATTCCTTTTGAAAAAGGATTGAAGGGGCATTCAGATGCAGATGTTCTTGTTCATGCAATATGTGATGCAATTTTAGGAGCAGTGGCTCTTGGTGACATAGGAGAGCACTTTCCTGATAGTGACGAAAAGTATAAAGGTATTTCTAGTTTAATTCTTTTAAAGGAAGTAAATGAAAAGATTAAAAATTTAGGTTATCAAATAGAGAATGTTGACTCTATAATTATTGCTCAGAGGCCTAAATTATTTCCTTACAAATTTCAGATGAGGAAGAATATAGCAAAAGTTCTTGAAATTCCTGTAGATAGAATATCTATAAAAGCTACAACTACAGAAAGACTTGGATTTGAAGGAAGAGGAGAAGGAATATCGGCACAATCTGTAGTTTTACTCCGGAAAATCTAA
- the fabZ gene encoding 3-hydroxyacyl-ACP dehydratase FabZ: protein MEIDIMEIMKLIPHRYPFLLVDKIIEFEPKKRIVGIKNVTINEPYFQGHFPGHPIMPGALLIEAMAQVGCVLMFKSFDITPEEYVVYFMGIDKARFRKPVRPGDTVRFVLEPKTIKKKLSKMVGTAYVGEDVVCEAEIMAMIARK from the coding sequence ATGGAAATAGATATAATGGAAATTATGAAACTTATTCCCCATCGATATCCTTTTCTTCTTGTAGATAAAATTATTGAATTTGAACCAAAAAAGAGAATAGTTGGAATTAAGAACGTGACTATAAATGAACCGTATTTTCAAGGACACTTTCCTGGACATCCAATAATGCCAGGAGCTCTCCTTATTGAAGCAATGGCACAAGTAGGTTGCGTCTTAATGTTTAAATCTTTTGACATTACTCCAGAAGAATATGTTGTCTATTTCATGGGAATAGATAAAGCACGATTTAGAAAACCTGTAAGGCCGGGAGATACAGTAAGGTTTGTTCTTGAGCCTAAAACTATAAAGAAGAAACTTTCCAAGATGGTAGGTACAGCTTATGTTGGAGAAGATGTTGTATGCGAAGCTGAAATTATGGCAATGATAGCGAGGAAGTAA